A section of the Pseudomonas sp. FP453 genome encodes:
- a CDS encoding rhodanese homology domain-containing protein has product MSTVSTRSFAQIRQALLDRHEVALIDVREEAPFAESHPLFAANIPLSKLELEVYSRIPRRDTQVTVYDNDEGLAARAAERLVALGYTRVSLLEGGLDGWRQAGGELFIDVNVPSKAFGELVESERHTPSLAAEEVQALLDSQADVVVLDARRFDEYQTMSIPTSISVPGAELVLRARELAPDPATRIIVNCAGRTRSIIGTQSLINAGVANPVSALRNGTIGWTLAGQKLAHGQSRRFAPTAEAHRQVAAVDARRVADKARVGRASLADLARWQQEAQRTTYLFDVRTPEEFAAGHLPGARSTPGGQLVQETDHVASVRGARIVLADDDGVRANMSASWLAQLGWEVHVLDGLQAAHFSEQGAWVAPVPAPPQAESISPHTLAEWLAHGDTVVLDFTASANYVKRHIPGAWWALRAQLPAALAKAPTAERYVLTCGSSQLARLAVAEVEAITGKQVFLLQDGTTGWINAQLPLEEGETHLASPRIDRYRRPYEGTDNPKEAMQAYLDWEFGLVAQLARDGTHGFYVI; this is encoded by the coding sequence CCTGTTGGACCGTCATGAAGTCGCCCTGATCGACGTGCGCGAAGAAGCGCCGTTCGCTGAATCCCACCCGCTGTTTGCCGCGAACATCCCGCTGTCCAAGCTGGAGCTGGAGGTGTATTCGCGCATTCCACGCCGTGATACCCAGGTCACCGTGTACGACAACGACGAAGGCCTCGCCGCCCGCGCTGCCGAGCGCCTGGTCGCGTTGGGCTACACCCGGGTCAGCCTGCTGGAAGGTGGCTTGGACGGTTGGCGCCAGGCCGGTGGCGAGCTGTTTATCGACGTCAACGTGCCGAGCAAGGCCTTTGGCGAACTGGTGGAAAGCGAGCGCCACACGCCGTCCCTCGCCGCCGAGGAAGTGCAGGCCCTGCTCGACAGCCAGGCCGATGTGGTGGTGCTCGACGCCCGCCGCTTCGACGAATACCAGACCATGAGCATCCCCACCAGTATCAGCGTGCCCGGTGCCGAATTGGTCCTGCGCGCCCGTGAACTGGCGCCGGACCCAGCCACCCGCATCATCGTCAATTGCGCCGGACGCACCCGCAGCATCATCGGCACGCAGTCGCTGATCAACGCCGGCGTGGCCAACCCCGTGTCGGCATTGCGCAACGGTACCATCGGCTGGACGTTGGCCGGGCAGAAACTCGCCCACGGCCAATCGCGCCGCTTTGCACCGACCGCGGAAGCGCATCGCCAAGTCGCCGCCGTCGATGCGCGCCGCGTTGCCGACAAGGCCCGCGTCGGCCGCGCCAGCCTCGCCGACCTTGCGCGGTGGCAGCAGGAAGCACAACGCACCACCTACCTGTTCGACGTGCGCACCCCGGAAGAATTCGCAGCCGGCCACCTGCCCGGCGCACGCTCCACACCGGGCGGCCAACTGGTGCAGGAAACCGACCACGTCGCCAGCGTGCGCGGTGCACGCATTGTGCTGGCGGATGACGATGGTGTGCGCGCCAATATGTCTGCGTCCTGGCTCGCCCAACTGGGTTGGGAAGTGCATGTGCTGGACGGCCTGCAAGCGGCGCACTTCAGTGAGCAAGGTGCGTGGGTCGCCCCCGTACCGGCGCCGCCACAAGCCGAGTCGATCAGCCCGCACACCCTCGCCGAGTGGCTGGCCCATGGCGACACCGTGGTGCTCGATTTCACCGCCAGCGCCAACTACGTCAAGCGCCATATCCCCGGCGCCTGGTGGGCCTTGCGCGCGCAACTGCCCGCCGCCCTGGCCAAGGCCCCGACCGCCGAGCGCTACGTGTTGACCTGCGGCAGCAGCCAGTTGGCGCGCCTCGCGGTGGCCGAAGTCGAAGCCATCACCGGCAAACAGGTGTTCCTGCTGCAAGACGGCACCACTGGCTGGATCAACGCCCAACTGCCGCTGGAAGAAGGTGAAACCCACCTCGCCTCGCCGCGCATCGACCGCTACCGCCGCCCGTACGAAGGCACCGACAACCCCAAGGAAGCCATGCAGG